The nucleotide sequence TTGTGGACGCTTAGGACCAGAAAGGTTTGGTTCGATATCAGAAAGATTTACTTCAACAACACTTGTGTAAGTTGGATCTTCTGATTCACCAGCAACATAGAATAAACCATTTGCACGGCAATATGCTTCAACAAGGTTGATTTGCTCTTCTGAGCGACCTGTTAAACGTAAGTAGTTAAGTGCTTCTTTATCAACTGGGAAGAAGCCACATGTAGCACCATATTCAGGAGCCATATTTGAAATAGTCGCGCGGTCAGCTAATGGCATTTCTGCAAGACCAGGACCAAAATATTCAACAAACTTGCCTACTACTTTTTTCTCACGAAGTACTTGTGTTACTTTTAATGCGATGTCAGTAGCAGTTGTACCACTTGGAAGTGAACCAACTAATTTAACACCGATAACTTCTGGAACTGGGAAGTATGAAGGTTGTCCAAGCATTCCAGCTTCTGCTTCAATACCACCAACGCCCCATCCAAGAACACCGATGCCGTTAATCATTGTTGTATGTGAGTCAGTCCCTACTAATGTATCAGGGAATGCTACAACTTCACCGTTTTCTTCTTTAGTCATAACAACGCTTGCAAGGTATTCAAGGTTTACTTGGTGAACGATACCTGTTGCTGGTGGAACCGCACGATAGTTATCAAATGCTTTAGTAGCCCAGCTTAAGAATTGGTAACGCTCTTGGTTACGCTCAAATTCCAAATCCATGTTGAATTCTAATGAATCAGCTGTTCCAGCCTTATCAACTTGTACAGAGTGGTCGATAACAAGATCTACCGGAATTTCAGGATTAATTTTTGCTGGATCTCCACCCATATCTGCCATTGCTTTTCTTAATGATGCTAAGTCAACAACCGCAGGCACGCCTGTGAAGTCTTGTAAAATAACACGTGCTGGTTTAAATGGAACATCGATATCTTGTAATTCTTTTGTGCCCCATTTTGCTAGATTTTCAACATGTTCTTTCGTGATTACACGACCGTCAACTTGACGAAGAACAGATTCTAGTAACACTTTGATTGAGTATGGCAATTTAGAAATATTACCCACGCCTTCAAGCGCGCTTAAGTTGTAATAATTGTACGTTTTGCCATTTGCTTCAAACGATTTTCGTGCATTAAACACATCATTGTTTGCCATTATTAGTTGCCCCCCTATTAAGAATTTACATATTGTCGTAATTGTCAAAAAAAAAGTAACAATATGTCTCCCATTTAGTTACTCTCTCATTTTAATAGAATTCTTCGCATAAGTAAATATCCGATTCCCAATCTTCCGTCATAAGTTTACATAATGATAAAATTTTGCATATTTATGACACTTTTTCGCCATGTTAATTTATGGAGGTGAATAAAAAATGGCAAAAAGAAAAGCAAATCATGTCATCCCTGGAATGAATGCTGCCAAAGCTCAAGGGACAGGGGCGGGCTACAACGAGGAATTATCGAATGAGCCGCTTACAGAAACCCAAAAGCAACACAATAAAAAACGAAAGAAAAATCAGTAATGCAAGATAAATGGACCACCATTCAAAAAAACTATACTTAATCAACACGGCGAAAAACCGCTTCCAAGCTGAAGCGGTTTTTTGCTACTCATTAAAATCAACATTACTCATAATCGACTGTAAATCACTTTTGAATTTATGAAGCTGGTCTAATTGAGTTTCGGAAGCAACTTCTAAAGCATTTTCGATTTGCTGGTACGCTTCATTGACTTCGTTTTTTAAATCCTTTAAGTGATGCCCATAATCAGGATCATTTTTGACAAGGTCTTTATAAATATCAACGGCATGGTCAACCCCTTGCTCTGCAGCCTGGAACGCTTGCTGTTTATTTTTGTTATATGGCATGTTTCAAATCCAACTCCTTATTTTATCAAATATAACTTTCTATATATTGTGTCCAAAGGAGTTGAAATTCATTCAGCAAATGCTCGCTACCAAAAATGTGATTTATTTTTTCATACAAAGAAGCGCGCGACAATTTAGGTAGTTTTTTGAATAAAACCATCAAAGGCAATCCATCCTAATCATAAAAGGAGGGATTGCCATGGGGTCTGGACGTACAAACCAACCGAAAAACCAACAACAACCGACGAATCAACCTGAAGCTTTAAGCGGCTCTAAAAAGGTTAAAAACCATAATCATACACGTCAAAAAAACAATCAAAGTCATGATTTATAACAGCATTTTCCTAATATATGGACTGTAATGCTTCAATAATGTAAGGCCATTCGTCATCTGTTATCGTTCTAAAATCAAGATAAACTTTTTCCTCTTTTTGGCGTGCAACAATGCTTGGAGAGAATAATCGCAACTGTACTGCCAGCTCTTCAGAAGTTAATGTCGGGTGAGCGATGGCAGCTACAACTGTCGGAATTTTTTCATCCGGCATTGTTCCCCCGCCCACTTGGGAAAAATCTTTTTCAAGCGTACACCGAAATTCAGAGCATACTTTTAGGAGCAGCTGTTCAAATTTCAAAGCCCTCGCCTCTATTTCCACTTCCGTTTGTAAAAGATCACGAAGAGTTGGTATGTCCCGCAATGTGTTCTCACCCATTACATACGCTTTTAATGTTGCCTCAAGAGCAGCGAACGTCATTTTATCCACGCGAAGAACACGGGCAAGCTGATGTTTCTTTAACTTTTGAATTAGCTCCCGCTTCCCCGCGATAATACCCGCTTGCGGACCGCCAAGCAGCTTGTCACCGCTAAACGAGACAAGATCCACTCCAAGTTCAATAACATCCTTCACAACCGGCTCTTCACCAATGCCATGTTTTTTAAAATCATAAAGAACACCACTGCCTAAATCTTCATAAAAAATTATCTTGTCATGTTTTCTCTTAACTTCAACTAGAGTTTTACTTTCCACACTTTCAGTGAAGCCAAGTATTTTAAAATTACTTGTATGAACCTTCATAATCATTGCAGTTTCGTCCGTGATTGCCTTTTCATAATCATGTAAATGGGTTTTATTCGTTGTTCCAACTTCAACAAGCTTTGCCCCGCTCTCTTCCATAATCGCAGAAATTCTAAAGGAGCCGCCAATTTCAACGAGCTGCCCTCTTGATACGATAACTTCCTTATCTTTCGCAAGTGCCCGTAAAATCAAGTAAACAGCTGCCGCATTATTATTCACAACCATCGCTGCTTCCGCCCCTGTCACTTGTTGGATTAGGCCTTCGACGATATCATGGCGAGAGCCTCTTTTTCCTTCAGCGATTTTATATTCAAGGTTGGAATAATTAGCGGCAACTTGCACAACATGCTCAATTTGCTTTTCACCTAAACGTGCCCGCCCTAAATTTGTATGTAAAACGGTCCCAGTGGCATTAATAACTGTTTTTAAATAATATTGGGAAAATTGCTCGGCAGCCTGTTCTACTTTTTCAAAAATTTGCTCTGTCCAATATTCTTTATTAGTGTAATCCTGTTGAGTGGCCTCCCCCTGCCACTTGTTATGTAGAAATTGTTGTCTTATTTCATTTAATTGTTCTTGTAAAATATTTGTTAAACGGCTACTGCTTATGCCGTATTTTTGTAATAACTGTTCATAGGCACCAGACTTTTGTAATTCATGAACTGGCGGTAAATAACGTAAAAATTGCTTCATTTCATTCTGCGCCTCCACTCCTTAAATTCATGTGTCATTATATCACTTTTCACAAATTTACCATAATCGGCATGATACTCAAAGCCTAGTCACTTTTACACCAGACTGAATACTTTTATAGGGAGAAAATGTAAAGGAGAATGTATATGAACAAGAAAGAAGAAAATGAATTTTTGCCTGTCCTTAAAGATTTAAATAGTATTTTTAACCGTTTTTGGGATGAACCATTTGCTTCTTTTTTCCCGCAGCAGTTTCGAGTTGATTTATACGATATGGGGCAGAAAATAGTTGTTGAGGCAGAGCTTCCAGGGTTTAGCCAAAACCAAATAAAAATCGAAGCGGTCCATGAAGGCTTAAAAATCATGGCAGATGATAGCCAAGAGCTGGAAACTATCGATGACAACAAAAAATACTTTAAAAAGGAAAGAAGCATTCGAAGACTGGAACGTATCATTCCACTGCCCTATGAAATTAGTGCGGACACAAAAGCTTATTATAAAAATGGCATCCTTGAAGTCCATATTCCAAAAAGGGAACGTAGAAAACAGCGCAATATTAGCATTGAATAACCTATGAGGTGGGGGTAAAGCCCCTCCTCCATCGTCCTGCATAAAATAGGAATTTTAACAAATAATAAGCTTACAGAAGGGGGAAGAAAATGTATAAAAATCACGAACGTATGCTAATCAAATTAACCTTTATTGTCGCCATAACAATGGGCATATCATTAATAAGATTCATGATTTCAGGATAAGGAGGATACATAGATGGGAAATGAAGAATCAGTTTTTTTTAGCAGGTTGCTTACAGAATTGACACTTTCCTTTCACATTATATATGCAACGATAGGTGTCGGTATTCCCCTTATGATATTAATTGCACAATGGATAGGCATTAGAAAAAAGGATGAGCACTATATATTATTAGCGAGGCGATGGACACGGGGGTATGCGATTACGGTAGCTGTTGGAGTAGTAACTGGGACCGCCATCGGATTGCAACTCTCTCTTCTCTGGCCAGAATTTATGGCACTTGGCGGTCAAATTATTGCTCTGCCTTTATTTATGGAGACATTTGCCTTTTTTATAGAAGCTATATTTTTAGGCATCTATTTATATACTTGGGACAGGTTTGAAAATCAAAAAAAGCATTTATTATTGCTCATCCCTGTCGCAATCGGAGCTTCTATTTCAGCTGTATTTATAACGATTGTCAATGCATTTATGAATTCACCGCAAGGGTTTGACTTCCAAAATGGACAATTAATAAATGTGAATCCAATTTTGGCTATGTTTACACCATCAATGCCAACAAAAGTTGCCCATGTTCTAGGAACCGCCTATATGACAGCTGCTTTTGTACTTGCCTCCGTTGCTGCTTTTCGGATGTTAAGAGGGTCTGATCATGTTTATCACAAAAAAGCTCTTTTTTTAACGATGAAAATCGGCCTACTTTTTTCGATTACATCTGCGTTACTTGGAGATTTTTCCGGAAAATATTTAGGCCACTATCAGCCAGAGAAATTAGCGGCTTTTGAATGGCATTTTAAAACAGAAGGAGCTGCTCCACTCCTTATGTATGGAACAATAGAGAACGGAGAAGTTAAAAACGCTATTAAAATTCCGTTTGCTCTTAGTATTTTAACAAATGGTTCACCTAGTGCTAGTGTGATGGGGCTTGAAGAATTTCCAAAAGATGAAATTCCACCGCTATATATCCATTATTTATTTGATTTAATGGTAACGATTGGCATACTAATGATTATCATTTCATTCCTTTATGTAATTGGAGTAAAGAGAAAATGGAATATTATTTTAAAGAAGTGGTTTCAAAGGCTTATTGTGCTTGGTGGTCCCTTATCTATTTTAGCTATCGAGTTCGGATGGTGGCTAGATGAAGTCGGAAGACAGCCGTGGATTTTACGAGGTTATATGCGGACAAGAGACGCAGCTACAACTAGTGGACAAGTAGATCTTATGTTGTATTTGTTTGCTGCACTGTACCTCGTTCTCGCAATTGGCAGTATGACTGTGTTATCCCGTATGTTTCGTACCTATCCGATAGAACAAGAATTAGCTGATCGAAACTTAAAAAGAAAAGGGGATTCATATGTTCTTTGAAATATTAGGAATTACCGTTTTATGGATTTTCCTCTTTGGCTATGTAATGGTCGCTTCTATAGATTTTGGGGCAGGTTTCTTTAATGCATTTGGTATGTTAACTCATAAGGAGCATATTTTATCTCGCATAATTGAGCGATACTTAAATCCCGTTTGGGAAGTAACAAATGTTTTTTTAGTGTTCTTCTTTGTGGGGATTATCGGTTTTTTCCCAAAAACAGCTTATTATTATGGAACTTCCTTACTTGTGCCAGTAAGCATTAGTCTCATTTTATTAGCTATTCGGGGTTCGTATTACGCTTTTGCAATGTATGGTAAATTAAAACTAAAAATATTCACTTATTTGTATGGTCTCACTGGTTTATTTATTCCGGCCTCACTATCCATTGTTCTTACCATTTCCGAAGGGAAATTTGTATAC is from Bacillus sp. (in: firmicutes) and encodes:
- a CDS encoding small acid-soluble spore protein O, which translates into the protein MAKRKANHVIPGMNAAKAQGTGAGYNEELSNEPLTETQKQHNKKRKKNQ
- a CDS encoding small acid-soluble spore protein P, whose translation is MGSGRTNQPKNQQQPTNQPEALSGSKKVKNHNHTRQKNNQSHDL
- a CDS encoding L-seryl-tRNA(Sec) selenium transferase, whose amino-acid sequence is MKQFLRYLPPVHELQKSGAYEQLLQKYGISSSRLTNILQEQLNEIRQQFLHNKWQGEATQQDYTNKEYWTEQIFEKVEQAAEQFSQYYLKTVINATGTVLHTNLGRARLGEKQIEHVVQVAANYSNLEYKIAEGKRGSRHDIVEGLIQQVTGAEAAMVVNNNAAAVYLILRALAKDKEVIVSRGQLVEIGGSFRISAIMEESGAKLVEVGTTNKTHLHDYEKAITDETAMIMKVHTSNFKILGFTESVESKTLVEVKRKHDKIIFYEDLGSGVLYDFKKHGIGEEPVVKDVIELGVDLVSFSGDKLLGGPQAGIIAGKRELIQKLKKHQLARVLRVDKMTFAALEATLKAYVMGENTLRDIPTLRDLLQTEVEIEARALKFEQLLLKVCSEFRCTLEKDFSQVGGGTMPDEKIPTVVAAIAHPTLTSEELAVQLRLFSPSIVARQKEEKVYLDFRTITDDEWPYIIEALQSIY
- a CDS encoding Hsp20/alpha crystallin family protein; translated protein: MNKKEENEFLPVLKDLNSIFNRFWDEPFASFFPQQFRVDLYDMGQKIVVEAELPGFSQNQIKIEAVHEGLKIMADDSQELETIDDNKKYFKKERSIRRLERIIPLPYEISADTKAYYKNGILEVHIPKRERRKQRNISIE
- a CDS encoding cytochrome ubiquinol oxidase subunit I, with the translated sequence MGNEESVFFSRLLTELTLSFHIIYATIGVGIPLMILIAQWIGIRKKDEHYILLARRWTRGYAITVAVGVVTGTAIGLQLSLLWPEFMALGGQIIALPLFMETFAFFIEAIFLGIYLYTWDRFENQKKHLLLLIPVAIGASISAVFITIVNAFMNSPQGFDFQNGQLINVNPILAMFTPSMPTKVAHVLGTAYMTAAFVLASVAAFRMLRGSDHVYHKKALFLTMKIGLLFSITSALLGDFSGKYLGHYQPEKLAAFEWHFKTEGAAPLLMYGTIENGEVKNAIKIPFALSILTNGSPSASVMGLEEFPKDEIPPLYIHYLFDLMVTIGILMIIISFLYVIGVKRKWNIILKKWFQRLIVLGGPLSILAIEFGWWLDEVGRQPWILRGYMRTRDAATTSGQVDLMLYLFAALYLVLAIGSMTVLSRMFRTYPIEQELADRNLKRKGDSYVL